CACACTCCGTCTCACTCGGTTCAGCAATATGCTGCAAGGAAAGATGGCGGCCGATGAAAAATCGACGAGCCTGGACCGCCTGATATTCTGGAATTACGGCTGGCAAGCCATCATGCGCGAGCCCATTCTCGGACGCGGCCATCGCTTCATGGATAGCGTCGTACCCATTGGCGACGGTCTGGGGCCACACAATTATTACCTGTTCATATGGGGTAATTCGGGGCTCTTTGCGTTTCTCGCGTTTTTGACGTTCTTGTTCACGCTGGTTCGCATGTCCAGGCAGTGTACCGACCCTACGGCCAAACCCGTCATGCTGGCGATCACCGCGATGCTGATATCGATTGCCTTCGTGGATCATGCCTTGATGAACGTGCAATTCCTGGGATGCGTTCTGGCCATCATGGTATCACTGCACTACTACAATCGGCCGCAGAAACGTTCTTTTCAGCAGTTGCCACAGGTTCCGAACGTAGTTCCTCGCCCGCGAGGGGCCTGATTTTCGCGCACCTCGATGATTGCGCGGCAGCAAGCCCGTTCGCTGCCGGCCATCGTGGTTCCCTCACCTACCGCGGACGCCCATCCGTTACGCTCGCAAGAACTCCTTCCGCATGACCACCATCGAAGAGCCTCCTGCAAAGACCGCGGCTTCTTCCGAGCCGTCGCCGTCGGTTTTGCGCCCGATTGCTCGCATGATCTTGTTGCCTGCGCTGGGGGCACTACTGGGATTCGTGCTGCTCGAGAAAGTCCTGTTGCCGATCATCGGGGTGGGCAGCGTCGAGCGGATCGTGCAACTTGGCCAGCATCTGGACGAACCACTGAGCCCGGCCCCGACCGTGGCCTTGCTCGGCAATTCGATCACGCGTGAAGGGATTGATACGCGCTTGCTGGCCGAAAGTGCGCCGGCCGGCTGGCACGCCCAGAATCTTGCCATCAGTGGCTGCTCGATCAACGAAATGCGCGTGCAACTTCCAAAGGTGCTCGCGGCGCGCCCGGCGGCCGTTGCCATCGGCCTGCGTCCCGAAGACCTGGGCCGGACTGATGACATGGACCTGGATAAGGCGTTTGCCTATGCCAAGGGGGGCTTCGTTACTGCCTGGCCCATGGACTGGACTCGCGCCGATTTCCCCGGCATCAGCGTCGAGGCATACGAGGCACTCCGCTCGACGCCGCTCGCCCAGGACATGCACTTTCGCACCGCTCTTTTGAACATGATCAATCAAGAGGTGCGGCTGCGGTTCCGCCGTGGCTTGCGTCGCGTGGCGCCGGACAACTGGACCGATCCCTACGAGATGGCCTTCAACGTGCGCGACAACCGTCTCGAACGGCACCTGGAGTCCACGCTGCACGATATGCGTGAATTGCTCAAGGAGGAACGCACGGGCGCCACATTAATCGAAAAGATGGCCACCGAGATTCACGAAGCCGGCGCCATACCAATTCTGATCATTCTCCCCATGCATCCCGCGTTTGGGGACGACATGCTGCAGCCGGTCACCGACCTACGTGCTCTCACGGCACGCCTGGCCAGCGAACGATCAGGACTGGTGGTCGATGCCTTGGACGTATTGTCGGCCAACGAATTCGCCGACGCGCTCCATCCCAACGCCGAGGGGCGCGAGGTCTACAGCCGGTTTGTCGGCCACGCCCTCGAGCCGTTAGCCACAACTTCGAAGAAATAGGCCGCCCCCAGGCATGCTCTTTCAGACCTACGAATTCCTGATCCTGATGCTGGTCGTGCTGGCTGGCATCGTCATCTTGCGCCAGGCCCGCGCGCAGCACTGGATGCTGCTCGTGGCGAGCTATGTCTTCTATGCCTGGTGGGACGTGCGTTTTCTGATCCTGCTGCTGTTGACGTCGATGATCGACTTCTCGGCGGCATTGGGCATTTATGGCGTTCAACTGAGCTGGCGTGAGCGAATCCGTCTGAGCGTCTTGCTCATCGTCGGAGCGTATTTAACACTGGGCCTGAATTGGCCGGCGGTGCAAGGCGGACAGACGCAGCTCACCGTGGCCGAGTTTTTCCAACCCGGCTGGGCCCACGCCCCGCAGGCGATCGCCGTGATCGCGGCTTTCGCTGTAATCGGACCGATGGTTTATAGCCTGTACTTCAGGCTCTCGGAAAACGGACGCCGCAATGCCTTCCTCGCGACCAGCATGATCGCGAACCTGGTCATTCTGGGCTTCTTCAAATACTTCAACTTCTTCAGCGACAACCTAGTCGGACTGGGCCATATCCTGGGTTTCAACTGGACCCCGCCAGCCCTGGATGTCGCTTTGCCCGTGGGCATCAGCTTCTACACCTTCGTCACGATGAGCTACGGCATCGACGCCTATCGTGGTGACATCGTGCCCGAGCGATCGTTTCTGCGCATGGCGCTCTTCGTCTCGTACTTTCCGCACCTGGTGGCCGGCCCGATTATCCGGCCCGAACAATTGCTGCCCACGTTGCATGAGCCGTGGAAACTGTCCCCCGAGCGACTGTTGAGCGGTTTTCACCTAACGGCCGTCGGGATGGTCAAGAAGGTGCTGATCGCCGATTCGATCGCACCTCTGGTCGAAGTGATCCTGGGGCACCCCGCGGGGCAACCGAGCTTGCTCATCTGGATCGGCACGGCGCTGTTTGCCGTGCAGATTTATTGCGACTTCTCCGGCTATACCGATGTGGCCCGCGGCGTCAGTCGCATGGTCGGCGTCGAGTTGCCGCTGAACTTCAATTTCCCGTACTTCAGCACGTCGATCATCGAATTCTGGCGCCGCTGGCACATCAGCCTGTCGAGCTGGCTGCGCGACTATCTTTACATCCCGCTCGGGGGCGGTCGGGCCAGCTTGCCGCGAATCTATTTCAATCTGCTCACGACAATGGTGCTTGGCGGATTGTGGCACGGGGCCAGTTGGAACTTTGTCATGTGGGGCACCTATCAGGGGCTGCTGTTGTGCATCAATCGGTTCTTTAACGAATACAAGGCAACGAGCGCCAAGCTCACCGCGCTATTCGAACGCCCCGGCATGAAGGTCGTATGCTGGGTCGTGACCATGTACTTCGTGCTGTTGGGCTGGCTGATCTTTCGCGTCACCAACTTGCACGATTTGCTGTATGCGATGCGGGCGTTTGTGCTCTTTGATGGGCAAATGAATCTGACCAGCCTGGGACTCGGGCTTGGCACGCCCGTTATCGCGCTATTGGCGTTCTTGGTTTTCGTCGTGTTGCACACGTCGAGCTATTTCGCCATCCGCTGGTCAGAATTGCTCGACCGGCTGCCCAGCCCCGCTCTCACCGCGGCCTACGTGCTGCTGGGGCTGCTGTTCTTCATCGCGTGGCCATCGCAGAACGCGCCGTTCATCTACTTCCAGTTCTAAACGAACGGGAAGCTTCTAAACCGCGCACCTCTTCGCGCGCATTGCCATAGCTCGATGCAAACGAACAGCCGGCGCGATCGCGCTCAGTTTCGCGTTTGAGCGCTACGTCGAGCCGACGGGATCGAGCTTCTCCGCCGCTTGCGGCCGGCGGGCAACGATCGCCATTCCGCGTGCGGGCGTACGACGAATGTCGACCAGCCCCGACTCGGTCATGGCGCGGCGAACGTCCGGTTCGCGCTGCCACTGGTCGTACATCGGCCCGTACCAATCGAATGTATCCATGACGCTGTATTCCCATTGGCGTCGCAGGTTACCTCGCCCGCGAACATGGCGCGTCGCGTAGGGCAGGAAGACGCTCAAGCGCTCGCCGAAGCGTCCCATCCAGGAAAGGATCCAGCCGATGGGAAAGAACAATGTCGTAAGCATGCGCGACATCAG
This genomic stretch from Pirellulales bacterium harbors:
- a CDS encoding SGNH/GDSL hydrolase family protein, yielding MTTIEEPPAKTAASSEPSPSVLRPIARMILLPALGALLGFVLLEKVLLPIIGVGSVERIVQLGQHLDEPLSPAPTVALLGNSITREGIDTRLLAESAPAGWHAQNLAISGCSINEMRVQLPKVLAARPAAVAIGLRPEDLGRTDDMDLDKAFAYAKGGFVTAWPMDWTRADFPGISVEAYEALRSTPLAQDMHFRTALLNMINQEVRLRFRRGLRRVAPDNWTDPYEMAFNVRDNRLERHLESTLHDMRELLKEERTGATLIEKMATEIHEAGAIPILIILPMHPAFGDDMLQPVTDLRALTARLASERSGLVVDALDVLSANEFADALHPNAEGREVYSRFVGHALEPLATTSKK
- a CDS encoding MBOAT family O-acyltransferase — translated: MLFQTYEFLILMLVVLAGIVILRQARAQHWMLLVASYVFYAWWDVRFLILLLLTSMIDFSAALGIYGVQLSWRERIRLSVLLIVGAYLTLGLNWPAVQGGQTQLTVAEFFQPGWAHAPQAIAVIAAFAVIGPMVYSLYFRLSENGRRNAFLATSMIANLVILGFFKYFNFFSDNLVGLGHILGFNWTPPALDVALPVGISFYTFVTMSYGIDAYRGDIVPERSFLRMALFVSYFPHLVAGPIIRPEQLLPTLHEPWKLSPERLLSGFHLTAVGMVKKVLIADSIAPLVEVILGHPAGQPSLLIWIGTALFAVQIYCDFSGYTDVARGVSRMVGVELPLNFNFPYFSTSIIEFWRRWHISLSSWLRDYLYIPLGGGRASLPRIYFNLLTTMVLGGLWHGASWNFVMWGTYQGLLLCINRFFNEYKATSAKLTALFERPGMKVVCWVVTMYFVLLGWLIFRVTNLHDLLYAMRAFVLFDGQMNLTSLGLGLGTPVIALLAFLVFVVLHTSSYFAIRWSELLDRLPSPALTAAYVLLGLLFFIAWPSQNAPFIYFQF